AATTGGATAGATCCTCataaaactacaaatttttgtaGAATCTTCTGTATGAGACGTATAGCTATACAAGCTATAAGtttcttaaatcttaaaattctGGTTTAGTTTGGTTCTTTTCGGCATTATgagaaaaatattcttatcACATTGCAGTTAATCTTTCTTTGGAAAACAATGGACAGAATCTATTTGATTTGGTAATCCCTGTACATATGATAAACTatttagcaataataaatactaTTTGTTTACATTACCTATCTCTGCGCTTTTTCGTTGACGATAAGGTAGAGATGCACTgtagttattatttttcatgtcCGCAATCTCTGCATTCTGTAAAATGGCATATATCCAACTTAAATATGAGTTTAGTTGCGTAAATCTCGTGGAATTCCGATTTTCAAGATTCAACTCGCGTTTGATTTTTGATGGAAATCCAAAGGAAAGGATTCCAACCAAATTACTTTCACGAACCACCCCATAGCCGggataaatagtttttacgtTTGAAGTTTTCCAAATCTGTggattaaattaattgttaaaaCTTAACACACCAATAATGTAGTAGAAAATAGTTATCTGTACTTACGTAAGATTCCACGCCGTCCTCCAAAGGATAATCCTTAAGATCAAAGTCAGCCACTAAAACCCATTGAATATCGTTTCGCTCCGAAAGTGGAAGTTGTGTACTTAGACTTAGAATCGCAATATCATTATCCAAAGATGACACATTAAATTCAGGATAGATGTCAATGCCACTAACAAAGTATACAGACTCGTCCAAGTCTTCCCCGTTAAAGGATACTGCTAATTCATCCGATTTTATTAATTCTCTTCCATTTGAGGCATTAGCACTTAATAAACACGAAGCCGCTGTTAGAACAAGACGACtttgaataatatttccaaagcAGTGGCCATCAGCCAACACTCCTAAATTATCCCTTTTGCGCAATAGAACTTGGTAAGAAGGACGAATGTATTCATTTTGAACGCACGGGAAAAGACACAATATAATCAGAGCTACCGAAATCATAATTTCTCTTGATACGTAGACGGGAAAACCTTGACTGTCTTCACGGCTCCCTTACAAGTTTAAGATAGTAAGCAACCTCAGATGCACAGCAAGATATAGCTTatctttttatataatttatagaaGTACAGCAGAATCCGCGTTTCTAGGTTTTATTTTGGCTCTAAGATATAAGCAAACAGGTGTGCGTTATAAgacttcatttaaataaattggaacTTAAGAAGTAGTCAAAACACCGCAGACATTCCTCTCGAAATGATAACAAATTGCACAGAGGCCGCCAAATTTTAACAGCTTATTTCACATGTTTTTACTGTTTTACTGTTGtttgtacaaaataaaatgaatgaaaaattTGGCAGGGTAGTTCACTGTATATCTGCTTAGGGTGATCCATTAACTGGAAAGGGAATCATT
The genomic region above belongs to Drosophila takahashii strain IR98-3 E-12201 chromosome 2L, DtakHiC1v2, whole genome shotgun sequence and contains:
- the LOC108062004 gene encoding uncharacterized protein, which codes for MISVALIILCLFPCVQNEYIRPSYQVLLRKRDNLGVLADGHCFGNIIQSRLVLTAASCLLSANASNGRELIKSDELAVSFNGEDLDESVYFVSGIDIYPEFNVSSLDNDIAILSLSTQLPLSERNDIQWVLVADFDLKDYPLEDGVESYIWKTSNVKTIYPGYGVVRESNLVGILSFGFPSKIKRELNLENRNSTRFTQLNSYLSWIYAILQNAEIADMKNNNYSASLPYRQRKSAEIVKEFIEPDAVYLPDPSNPIEADIETEVEDLTETDTENVETASVDLSNAADIFNENIESEKGFLTNAANMSKAKGISSWILLLNLIFLYRLLNFANF